The Fontisubflavum oceani genomic interval GTAGTCCTGCTCGCCCGCTTGGCTGCCGATCACCTGACGCTTGGGCAGATCACTTGATTGACCGCAAGCCAAGGACATGGAACATGTTTTCCATGTTAGATCCGAGCCAAATCACCGCCGCCGCGACGCGCATTGCCCCACATATTCGCCACACGCCCATGATCGGCATCGAACCTGGCGCGCTTGGCCTGGAGTATCCGATTCAGTTCAAGCTGGAACACACGCAGGTCACCGGCTCCTTCAAGGTGCGCGGCGCGTTCAACAACCTGCTCAGCCGTGAGGTGCCTGAGGCCGGTGTGGTTGCAGCATCAGGCGGCAATCACGGCGCGGCAGTGGCTTATGCCGCCACGAAACTTGGCCACAAATCGAAAATCTTTGTCCCAAAAGCGATTGCTAAGGAGGAAAAACTCCGCCGCATGCGCGCCTTCGGTGGTGAGGTGATCCTAACCGACGGATCCGTTGCGGATTGCATGACACAATATGCCGACCATGCGGCCGAAACCGGCGCGCTTGCGGTTCATCCTTATGACACGGCCCCAACGCTCGCAGGTCAGGGCACCGTCGCCAAGGAAATTGAAGAGCAACTGGACGGTCTCGACACGATCATGGTTGCCGTCGGCGGCGGCGGTTTGATTGGCGGTATCGCGGCCTGGTTTGGCGAGCGTGTGAATGTCGTATCGGTCGAGACGGAGGGGACAAATACGCTCGCTCGGTCTCAGAAAGAGGGTCCGGATATCGATGTCTCCGCCTCGGGCATATCGGCGGGCTCATTGGGCGGTCCGGCGCTCGGTGCCCTGCCCTATGAGATTGTCATGGAGCGGGTCAAAGACACGATCGTATTGCCCGACGCCGAGGTCTACACCGCCGCACGCCGCCTCTGGGAAGCGACGCGGCTCACCGGAGAACCCGGAGCCGCAACCGCGCTGGCGGCGCTCACATCCGGCGCCTACACGCCGGCTCCGGATGAGCGCGTCGCCGTCTTGCTCTGCGGCGGCAATGCGGAGGTGGATTGGTTCACCGGCTAGCCAAGCCGCCATTCCCCGATCAAGACAAATTGCATATCTGCGGGAATTCGTGATTTTGCCGATGTTTGAAGCTTTGCTACCCTTCTGATTAGGCCCCGCAATGGGTCCAATCCTGCCGCAACGAGCAGGTGTCACGACTGGAAAGGGTAATACGATGCGCGCAAGACGCCTTTGCGCCGCCATTGGTTTGGCGGCATCACTACCCCTATCAACAACCGCCGCGCCGATTCATTGGCCCGCTGATGGAACAGGAGA includes:
- a CDS encoding threonine/serine dehydratase, producing the protein MFSMLDPSQITAAATRIAPHIRHTPMIGIEPGALGLEYPIQFKLEHTQVTGSFKVRGAFNNLLSREVPEAGVVAASGGNHGAAVAYAATKLGHKSKIFVPKAIAKEEKLRRMRAFGGEVILTDGSVADCMTQYADHAAETGALAVHPYDTAPTLAGQGTVAKEIEEQLDGLDTIMVAVGGGGLIGGIAAWFGERVNVVSVETEGTNTLARSQKEGPDIDVSASGISAGSLGGPALGALPYEIVMERVKDTIVLPDAEVYTAARRLWEATRLTGEPGAATALAALTSGAYTPAPDERVAVLLCGGNAEVDWFTG